atattttttccccacctaGAGAGATTTGGGGGAATAAGACACAAATAGCCCCAGGGGAGTTCAGCTGAGCTGGCACCTCCCCActttgctaataaaaatattccctgggtgttttctggaaaaaaaaaaaaaggctccgaTGGGATTTTGGGGCACAAACCTCCTGCTccgggtggggaaactgaggctgagGGCAGCCAGCAGAGGACGGGGCAAAGGAGTCGGGAACAAAACCGGCGCCGGTTGAGCGGCAAAGCCGAGTCCCCCGCGGCTGGGCACCCCTCGGCGGCACCCCTCggccccccggctccctcccgaCCCCCCAAGCCATTCTGCATGCATTTAGTTCCCATAATCTGATTACTAAAGAGATGAAGATTAATTCAATGTTTCCTACCAAGCAGGGgtttctttgctcctttttttttttttttttttggtggtggtttatTGCTCTTGCttgaagggagaagggaaaagcaaaagctcttccctcgccccttcccttccccggaCAGTTTTGCCTCGTCTCTAGGACGGGTCGTCACCTCCGCAGCGGAGATCACTGAGAAAAATGGTCGTACGTCCCGCTTCTGCTGTTATTTCAtaggcttcaaaaaaaaaaaaaaattaaaataaaaaaaaaaaacccaacctttctTTAAACTAacctaaaatgaaaagaaacattcgaacaactgaaagaaaaaaaaaaaaaaaatcaacacaaaaaaaTCATCCTGGAAAACAGAGGTGCTCTCCTGGCTTCTAAGGCTGTACAAGGCACTGCcccgcaggcagcacaggcaggaggaaTCCTGCCCTCCCGCCGGTGGTTCTGAGACCGGAGCGGTGCAGAGCTCCCACGGGACCCAAATCCATTTGGTGCTAAGGTggggtttatcttttttttttttttttccctcccccctgcaATGAATCCCGTTACCCACGGGGGTTGGTAAGAATCCACTGGaatttctccaaaaaaaaaaaaaaaaacaaccaattaaaataggggaaaaaaaaaataaatcaacattaaATGCTCCAAAAGGCTTAACATCGCTCTGGGAATATCCACAgccgcggggagggagggagcgagggctCGGGGAGACGCAGCCGCCGGGCGCCCCGGCTGGGACGGGACCTCCGAAGGCTACTTAAATGAGAGGGGCAAATGCTGCACCCGCCAGAGGGGACCCAGCGCCGTGGCAGCCGTGGCTTTGCCGCACCATCGTCCCCGGGCACCCGGCGCCGCGCCGGCCTCGGCAGAGCAGCCGGTTGACCCGGCGGGTTGCAGCACCTCTCGCTTCATTTAAGTAGCTGTCCTGGCACGTGGAGCTAAAcacagatctgattttttttgttcggttttttttttgttgttgttttttttttttttttttaccctagcCATCTACCTCGGAAGCCAATCAAACTCCTTTTAATCTCGATcggttaatgaaaaaaattagcatcTGTCTACGGTAACTGATTCCCAGCCACTCTTAAGCCCGGCATTGGCTTGTTCCGCTTTTCACGTTGGTGTCGGTGCTGCTCTTATTTCCTCCGCGCTTGCGTCTGGCCGCTCTGTCCCTTCTGGTGCTGCTGCTTCACCTGGGCCAGGATGTCCCGGATCTTGCGCTGAGCCATCTGGGGATGAGAAGAGCAaagcggggagctgggggggaccccggggcgaGGGAAAGGGCTTTGCGTGTCGTGAAAGATGCCACAGTGTTCGGCGGGGCTGGCTGAAGTTGCTCCCGGAGATCCCCTCCTGCTCTATTTTTACCGTGGTTTCCTCCAGAAGTTGGGTTTGGGAGGTCACGCACACACTCCCGcagctctccctccttctcccaccgtcccccaccaccacccacggcGAAGGGCACAGCTCGCCATCCCCCACTTCTGCAAACACCACCAGCCAGGCGTGGGAGAAACTTCCACGGGAGGATACACCCGTGGACACAACCCCATACGAGCCATCAGAGAATCCACCGGTGCCGGtgcgggagctgccggggccgTACCTGGCTGGCGTAGAAGTGCCCGATGATCTTCACGATGACCTGCTCGTTCTCGTCGGGGGTCTGGTCCCGCGGCACCACCACCTCCGCCGCCGTCAGGTTCTGCAGCTCATTGACctgcggggaaggggcagagacCACCCTGTCGTGCCGTGCAGGAAGGATGAGCCCCTCCGGGAAATCCCAGCCAGGCCACCGGGAAATCTGTCCCTGGGATGTCCCCAGGCACCGGCacgaagcagccaccctcccaGGGACGTCCCCCCCACCCAGGGTGCTCCCATCCCCATCCAAGCACCGCTTCTGCTTACAGTTTTGCCGCCTTTGCCGATGACCCTGCCCGCGGCCGAGGCGGGGACCCGGATGTGCGTCTCCAGCTTCACTTCTTCCTTCGGTCCAAAGAAGTTCTCCTCCTTCAGCTTCCCGTAAATCCTGCCTTGCGCCTGCGGAGGGGAGGGATCGCGGAGTCAGGCATCGCCCGAGGTGTCCTACCCCCGCGTGTCCCCGTGGCCCAGTGGGTCTCCATCCCCGGGACCCCGGATGGGACAGCATCCCAAGAAATCCCAGTTCCTTGGGGTTCCAAACCAGCTCAGCCCCTGGGAGAGCTGATGCTGGGTTTCCCCAGCTGCAGACCGGGGGGCTCAAAATTGGGGGCACCACCCTGCTCCTCCCTTCCCGGTTCTGGGGGGTGGCAGAGAGGGACACCCCGAATTCCCAATGGTGACGGCAGCACAAGGGCAACCTTGAACTGAGCTTCCGGAGGGCCCGTGATGACGACCATGCGCACTTTGGAGTCCGGTGTCTCCGGAGGGGCGATCTGGAGGGGGGAGAGAGACGGCGGCTGCGGTGGGGAGCGGCACGGGCAGGATGGCAGCCGTGCCCTCCTTCCCCTGCGCCGCAGGATCGGGCCCCCAGCCCAACCGCCTGGGCTTTTCAGGTGGTTTTCCCAGCCGTTTGGTGGGTGCTGGCAgagggggggtccccatgggacAACCCTACCTTGATAGAGGCACTTGCGAACCGGGAGAGCTGCTTGATGTGCTGGCCCTTCTTGCCGATGATGGCACCGACCGCCTGCGCGGGGATGAAGACGTGCACGGTCTCCTGCTCCGGAGGCTGCGGGTACAGCGTCACCGCTCAGGGTACAGCGTCACCGCTCAGGGCTCAATGCCACCACGGGGATCAGGGCTGGAAGCTCCCCCCCAAGTGATGCCCACACCTCTCCCAAGGGTGCAGGGCTGAGCCAGCACCAGACGCCCGTGGGGTCTCAGCACCTTCTCCAGCGCATTTGCAATCATTTAAAACACCAAATCCTGCACCCACGCTGGACctgagctggctgctggcagcacagGGTGCTGAAGGCATAACCCTGACCATCGCAAGGGTCTTCTCCACGCAGgggggacccccgagctggaagCTGGAGCGATTTGAGCTGCTGGGTGTTCACTCACCATGAAGGAGCTGTACGGCGCGGCCCCGGAGACGCTGCTCGGCGGAGGAGGTACTGCGttggaggaggcagggaagaggcCAACCGCAGCCAGGTTAAGGCCAGGGATGAGGTGAGATTGCAACTGAGGGCGAGAGGAGAGAAATGTTCATGGTTTTTATCGGGGCACCCTCCTAGAGAGCTCCCGTCAGCCCAGACGCAGGGCAGGACCGAACCCCACTCACGCTCATGGCGGCCACGTCGTTCTCGTAGGCTTCCCTCACTTTCTTCATGATCTCCTGCTCCGCTTTGCAGCAGTTCTCGATGGAGCCCTTCACCGTGATGGTCCTTTCGGGGTTGTACAGAGTCAGGTCCTGCAAGCTGATGGGAAAGCCAGCGTCAGCGCCgagaccctgccctgcccacccaGCGCTACGCCGGGTCCTCCGGTCCTTCTGATGGGTGCTATCGGGGTGCCAGGGACAGGGGGTGCCACTGGGACAGCCTGGTCCCAGTCAGAGTGGGGACCAGCATCATGGTTGGCACTGGGAAGTCCACTCTGCCTTCTCCCAAAACCATGGCTTAAAAGTAAAAGCCCAGTCCTGGCCATCAAACCAGCTGGTGGtgagctctgcagccctgcagggatggggaggggacaccgaaggggcagggaggggacaccgAAGGGCCAGGGAGGGGACACCGAAGGGCCAGGGAGGggaatacagaaaatacaaagcCAAGATTTTTCAAGAGAGCTTTGGGGAGTAAAGCACCCACGGCACAGGCTGGTTCTCTGGCTGCTCATCACATCACCcgtctcctcctcatcctccccatcCACCCCGGCCTGAGGAAGGTCTGCCCTGGTTTCCCCAAAGGGAGCGAGGAGCCTTACGACGAGATGGTGATCTTTGTCTCCGTGTCCTGTTCCACTTTCTTCAAGTTTCGCCCTTCTTTGCCGATCAGGCGCCCCACAAAGTTGTTATGGGCCAAGATTTTCAGAGGCACTTCATCAGCTCTTGagggaggaatggggaaaaaaccaacatgaAGGATTTCTGCAGCCAGAAGAGGAGGGATTTGGTACAGAGGCATGGGGGAAGCTCAAGTCCCCTTGCTTGGAGTCCCTGGGTCCCCCAACCCAAAGCTCCTGCACGCATGGGAGCGTCACACGGCTCCGGGCGTTAGGATGGTACCACGAAGCGCACAGAAAGGCAGGGGGAAACCTTACGTCTTGGTGTCCTTCGCTTCCTTCTGCATGATCTCCAAAATCATCTTGCAGGCAGCGGAGCAGCCCTCGGGGGTGGAGTGGATGCTGATGGCTTTTTCCGCGGCTCCCGCGTTTTCTTTCCGGTGCACGTCGATCCTGCAAGCACGGGATGGGCGCTGGAGGCGGCACAAGCGCCGGCTGCTCCGCTCCCCACGAACCACCCGGAGCTCGCACTCGGCTGTAAGGTTCTATGCACCCAGGGAAGGCAAGAGGAATTAATTCTGGGCTCGATACTCGACATGGACGCAGCGGCTAGAAGCTCAAATCACAGAAATCCAAATAAGGCATCAGGatctatttattttaagcaaCAGGAGTGATTAAGTGGTGGAACAAGCACGCGCCTGGGGGACGGGATGGGCTGTCCATCACTTCACGTCGTAGATAAAGCCTTCCTTGGGGGACAAGAGCCGTAGCCAACATAAGCTCAGGGGCCAAACGCAAGAGCAGGCGGGTGAAGCTCAACAAGCTCGTGCTAAATGAGCCCGGCTGAAGCAGCGacctccccgctgccgccccgggtcccagcccagccagggcgGCCCCGGCAAAGGGAGACACGTGGGGAAGGGCAGCCAGAAAGCTTGGCTGGGGAAGGGCATGGGAAGGCGGCCCTTGGACAACGCTGCCCTGCACGGCGGGAGAGCCAGAGGGGCCTCAAATAGCCCGTTCTCCCCAAAAAATCCAGCCTCGTGTATCACTGCAGACCGCTCGGCTCAACAAGGCGCAAACCGGCTCCTGGGAGAACGGACTCACTTGGACTGCGTCTGCTTGGTGATGTTCCTGATGGTGGCCCCTTCCTTGCCGATGATGGCACCCACGTACTGGGTGGGCACCAGGAGGCGGAGGGGGATATCCACCGGCTGCTGCTTGACCGGTGCCCCCGCGGTGACGGGGGAACCCTGCCTGGGAGCACCGCGCGCCCCgaagccgccccgccgcccgttCTCCGGCCCTTGCATGGACTGCTCGTCGGGGATGTAGGAGACCTTGAGCGCGTGGTTCTCCAGCTGGTGGCCGTTCAGCTTCATGATGGCTCTGGAAGAGGAGAaggggttggggtgggggtcccTCCCAACACACTCCCACGCCGAGCGGCAGCGCGGCAGCATCAGCTCAATCCCAAACGGACCAAGCCCTCCCTGGCGTAACGCCCGGCGAGGAAGCACCGGGAGCGGGGAAAAGAGATGTCACCGATGCCGTGGGGACCTGGCAGGACTTTCCACCCAGCCTGGATGAGCCAAAGTATTTTAAGGGGAACCTCTCCAAGCACccgggggaggggatgggagcgATGGGTGCAGGACAGGATCGCGCAGGGAGCGATTCCCACGTCTCCTCCACCTTATGACTTTTGGCTGATATTTCCAATCCCTCTCCTGGCGGGACTTCAGGGACTGCAAGAGCTGAAAGCTGTCGATAGATGGGGCTGGCAGCAAGAGCAAAGCGACGGCTTTGGCCACCGCTCTCCGCAGCTCCTTCAAACCTCCCTGGCTTTCTACGGAGAAAACCAAAACTGCAGCTCTCCAGAAAGTGGACAGGGACTCaactcttgcaaaaaaaaaaaaacaaaccacccaaaaaaccctaaaactgaCTGAACAGAGACTTTCCCTGCTagcagccctgtccctgcaggaTGCAAAGAGACCAGAGGACGATGCTCGATGAAGCACATGCATCcctggaggaggaaaaagcagGGGAGAAGGTCTGCAGATCTGAGAGCAAAACCACTTGCACGGAACTCTTTTGCTGGGTGCTTCCCGgtaaaagaaacccaaaatatttcaCCTTATGG
The Calonectris borealis chromosome 22, bCalBor7.hap1.2, whole genome shotgun sequence genome window above contains:
- the IGF2BP1 gene encoding insulin-like growth factor 2 mRNA-binding protein 1 yields the protein MKLNGHQLENHALKVSYIPDEQSMQGPENGRRGGFGARGAPRQGSPVTAGAPVKQQPVDIPLRLLVPTQYVGAIIGKEGATIRNITKQTQSKIDVHRKENAGAAEKAISIHSTPEGCSAACKMILEIMQKEAKDTKTADEVPLKILAHNNFVGRLIGKEGRNLKKVEQDTETKITISSLQDLTLYNPERTITVKGSIENCCKAEQEIMKKVREAYENDVAAMSLQSHLIPGLNLAAVGLFPASSNAVPPPPSSVSGAAPYSSFMPPEQETVHVFIPAQAVGAIIGKKGQHIKQLSRFASASIKIAPPETPDSKVRMVVITGPPEAQFKAQGRIYGKLKEENFFGPKEEVKLETHIRVPASAAGRVIGKGGKTVNELQNLTAAEVVVPRDQTPDENEQVIVKIIGHFYASQMAQRKIRDILAQVKQQHQKGQSGQTQARRK